The following coding sequences are from one Pseudomonas oryzae window:
- the mnmA gene encoding tRNA 2-thiouridine(34) synthase MnmA, which produces MRDPAHTRVIVGMSGGVDSSVSALLLQQQGYLVEGLFMKNWEEDDGTEYCTAREDLADAQAVCDRLGIKLHTANFAAEYWDNVFEHFLAEYKAGRTPNPDILCNREIKFKAFLDYALMLGADLIATGHYVRRRDLDGRSELLKGLDPNKDQSYFLHAVGGEQIARTLFPVGELEKPVVRQIAEQHGLATAKKKDSTGICFIGERRFRDFLQQYLPAQPGDIETTEGKVIGRHHGLMYHTIGQRQGLGIGGMKDAGEDAWYVLAKDLSRNVLIVGQGHHHPWLMSRSLQASQIYWVNPVDLGQPLRLTAKVRYRQQDQSCTLTHTATGYVATFDEPQRAVTPGQSVVFYDGEVCLGGGVIETATPWDEGIQRP; this is translated from the coding sequence ATGCGTGACCCAGCCCACACCCGCGTGATCGTCGGCATGTCCGGCGGCGTGGACTCCTCCGTCTCGGCCCTGCTCCTGCAACAGCAGGGCTACCTGGTCGAAGGCCTGTTCATGAAGAACTGGGAGGAGGACGACGGCACCGAATACTGCACCGCCAGGGAAGACCTGGCCGATGCCCAGGCCGTGTGCGACCGGCTTGGCATCAAGCTGCACACCGCCAACTTCGCCGCCGAGTACTGGGACAACGTGTTCGAGCACTTCCTCGCCGAATACAAGGCCGGCCGCACCCCGAACCCGGACATCCTGTGCAACCGGGAAATCAAGTTCAAGGCATTCCTCGACTACGCCCTGATGCTCGGCGCCGACCTGATCGCCACCGGTCACTACGTGCGCCGCCGCGACCTCGACGGGCGCAGCGAACTGCTCAAGGGCCTGGATCCGAACAAGGACCAGAGCTACTTCCTGCACGCGGTCGGTGGCGAGCAAATCGCGCGCACCCTCTTCCCCGTCGGCGAGTTGGAGAAGCCGGTCGTGCGCCAGATCGCCGAACAGCACGGGCTGGCCACCGCGAAGAAGAAGGACTCCACCGGCATCTGCTTCATCGGCGAACGGCGCTTCCGCGACTTCCTGCAGCAGTATCTGCCGGCCCAGCCGGGCGACATCGAAACCACCGAGGGCAAGGTGATCGGCCGCCATCACGGTCTGATGTACCACACCATCGGCCAGCGCCAGGGACTCGGCATCGGCGGCATGAAGGATGCCGGCGAGGATGCCTGGTACGTACTGGCCAAGGACCTGTCGCGCAACGTGCTGATCGTCGGCCAGGGGCACCACCACCCGTGGCTGATGTCGCGCAGCCTGCAGGCCTCGCAGATCTACTGGGTCAATCCGGTCGACCTCGGCCAGCCGCTGCGCCTCACCGCCAAGGTACGCTACCGCCAGCAGGATCAGAGCTGCACCCTGACGCACACCGCGACCGGCTATGTCGCCACCTTCGACGAGCCGCAACGCGCCGTCACCCCCGGCCAGTCGGTGGTGTTCTACGACGGCGAGGTGTGCCTCGGCGGCGGCGTGATCGAGACCGCCACCCCCTGGGATGAAGGAATCCAGCGTCCATGA
- a CDS encoding NUDIX hydrolase encodes MKRFIPHVTVATVVEDQGRFLLVEEHAEGRVVLNQPAGHLEADESLPQAALRETLEETGWEVELTGVTGIYLYTAPTNGVTYQRVCFAARPLRHRPELQLDDGIIGPRWLTRAELEERREQWRSALVPRCIDDYLAGGCYPLELIREPALLPTDQQAGTPSSRDGRQT; translated from the coding sequence ATGAAACGCTTTATTCCCCATGTCACCGTCGCCACCGTGGTCGAGGACCAGGGCCGCTTCCTCCTCGTAGAGGAACATGCCGAAGGCCGCGTGGTGCTCAATCAGCCGGCCGGCCATCTGGAAGCCGACGAGAGCCTGCCGCAAGCCGCCCTGCGCGAGACCCTCGAGGAAACCGGCTGGGAAGTGGAGCTGACCGGCGTGACCGGCATCTACCTGTACACCGCGCCGACCAACGGCGTGACCTACCAGCGCGTGTGCTTCGCGGCCCGCCCGCTGCGCCATCGTCCGGAGCTGCAGCTGGACGACGGCATCATCGGCCCGCGCTGGCTCACCCGCGCAGAGCTGGAAGAGCGCCGCGAGCAATGGCGCAGCGCCCTGGTGCCACGCTGCATCGACGACTATCTGGCCGGCGGCTGCTATCCGCTGGAGCTGATCCGCGAACCGGCCCTGCTGCCCACCGACCAGCAGGCCGGCACCCCGTCGTCCCGCGACGGCCGGCAGACCTGA
- a CDS encoding NADP-dependent isocitrate dehydrogenase, with amino-acid sequence MSTRSKIIYTFTDEAPALATYSLLPIIKAFTASSGIAVETRDISLAGRILANFPEYLSDDQKIGDHLAELGQLATTPEANIIKLPNISASVPQLKAAIKELQAQGYKLPDYPEEPGNDTEKDVKARYDKIKGSAVNPVLREGNSDRRAPLSVKNYARKHPHKMGAWAADSKSHVAFMSQGDFYGSEKGALIDNAGSVKIEHVAADGSVSVLKASTKVLAGEIIDSSVMSKKALRAFIAEQIEDAKAQGVLFSAHLKATMMKVSDPIMFGHIVAEFYKSTLTKHADVLAEAGFNPNNGIGDLYARIQSLPEAKQAEIKADIEAEYAQRPAMAMVNSDKGITNLHVPSDIIVDASMPAMIRDSGKMWGPDGQLHDTKALIPDRCYATMYQVVIEDCKKNGAFDPVTMGSVPNVGLMAQQAEEYGSHDKTFEIAAAGVVRVSDEAGNVLMEQAVEAGDIWRMCQVKDAPIQDWVKLAVNRARLSNTPAVFWLDAKRAHDALVIEKVQKYLKDHDTNGLEIHIMAPVEAMKFSLERIRAGKDTISVTGNVLRDYLTDLFPIMELGTSAKMLSIVPLMNGGGLFETGAGGSAPKHVQQFVEENHLRWDSLGEFLALAASLEHLANVYGNAKAEVLAKTLDQANGKFLDSNKSPSRKVGQLDNRGSHFYLAMYWAQALAEQTEDKELQAQFVGLAKTLADNEEKIVAELNEVQGKVVDIGGYYHANPELASQAMRPSATFNAALAALA; translated from the coding sequence ATGTCCACTCGCTCAAAGATCATCTATACGTTCACTGACGAAGCACCCGCCCTGGCGACCTACTCCCTGCTTCCGATCATCAAAGCCTTCACTGCCTCCTCCGGCATCGCCGTAGAAACACGCGACATCTCCCTCGCAGGCCGCATCCTCGCAAACTTCCCCGAGTACCTGAGCGACGACCAGAAGATCGGCGACCACCTCGCCGAGCTGGGCCAGCTGGCTACCACCCCCGAAGCCAACATCATCAAGCTCCCCAACATCAGCGCTTCGGTTCCCCAGCTCAAGGCCGCCATCAAGGAACTCCAGGCTCAGGGCTACAAGCTGCCGGACTACCCCGAAGAGCCGGGCAACGACACCGAAAAAGACGTCAAGGCCCGCTACGACAAGATCAAGGGCAGCGCCGTGAACCCGGTGCTGCGCGAAGGCAACTCCGACCGCCGCGCCCCGCTGTCGGTCAAGAACTACGCCCGCAAGCACCCGCACAAGATGGGCGCCTGGGCCGCCGACTCCAAGTCGCACGTCGCCTTCATGAGCCAGGGTGACTTCTACGGCAGCGAGAAGGGCGCCCTGATCGACAATGCCGGCTCGGTGAAGATCGAGCACGTCGCCGCCGATGGCAGCGTCAGCGTGCTGAAGGCCAGCACCAAGGTCCTGGCCGGCGAGATCATCGACAGCTCCGTGATGAGCAAGAAGGCCCTGCGCGCCTTCATCGCCGAGCAGATCGAGGACGCCAAGGCCCAGGGCGTGCTGTTCTCCGCCCACCTGAAGGCCACCATGATGAAGGTCTCCGACCCGATCATGTTCGGCCACATCGTCGCCGAGTTCTACAAGAGCACCCTGACCAAGCACGCCGACGTGCTGGCCGAAGCCGGCTTCAACCCGAACAACGGCATCGGCGACCTGTATGCGCGCATCCAGTCGCTGCCGGAAGCCAAGCAGGCGGAAATCAAGGCCGACATCGAGGCCGAATACGCCCAGCGCCCGGCCATGGCCATGGTCAACTCCGACAAGGGCATCACCAACCTGCACGTGCCGAGCGACATCATCGTTGACGCCTCCATGCCGGCGATGATCCGCGACTCCGGCAAGATGTGGGGCCCAGATGGCCAGCTGCACGACACCAAGGCACTGATCCCGGACCGCTGCTACGCCACCATGTACCAGGTGGTCATCGAGGACTGCAAGAAGAACGGCGCCTTCGATCCGGTAACCATGGGCAGCGTGCCGAACGTCGGCCTGATGGCCCAGCAGGCCGAGGAATACGGCTCGCACGACAAGACCTTCGAAATCGCCGCCGCCGGCGTGGTTCGCGTGAGCGACGAAGCCGGCAACGTGCTTATGGAGCAGGCCGTCGAGGCCGGCGACATCTGGCGCATGTGCCAGGTCAAGGACGCCCCGATCCAGGACTGGGTCAAGCTGGCCGTCAACCGCGCCCGCCTGAGCAACACCCCGGCGGTGTTCTGGCTGGACGCCAAGCGCGCCCACGACGCCCTGGTGATCGAGAAGGTGCAGAAGTACCTGAAGGACCACGACACCAACGGCCTGGAAATCCACATCATGGCTCCGGTCGAAGCGATGAAGTTCTCGCTGGAGCGCATCCGCGCCGGCAAGGACACCATCTCCGTCACCGGCAACGTGCTGCGCGACTACCTGACCGACCTGTTCCCGATCATGGAACTGGGCACCAGCGCCAAGATGCTGTCCATCGTTCCGCTGATGAACGGCGGCGGCCTGTTCGAGACCGGTGCCGGCGGCTCCGCGCCCAAGCACGTCCAGCAGTTCGTCGAAGAGAACCACCTGCGCTGGGATTCGCTGGGCGAATTCCTGGCCCTGGCCGCTTCCCTGGAGCACCTGGCCAACGTCTACGGCAACGCCAAGGCTGAAGTCCTGGCCAAGACCCTGGACCAGGCCAACGGCAAGTTCCTCGACAGCAACAAGTCGCCGTCGCGCAAGGTCGGCCAGCTCGACAACCGCGGCAGCCACTTCTACCTCGCGATGTACTGGGCCCAGGCCCTGGCCGAGCAGACCGAGGACAAGGAGCTGCAGGCGCAGTTCGTCGGCCTGGCCAAGACCCTCGCCGACAACGAGGAAAAGATCGTTGCCGAGCTGAACGAAGTGCAGGGCAAGGTCGTGGATATCGGCGGCTACTACCACGCCAACCCGGAGCTGGCCAGCCAGGCCATGCGTCCGAGCGCCACCTTCAACGCGGCCCTCGCCGCGCTGGCCTAA
- the cspD gene encoding cold shock domain-containing protein CspD, producing MLSGKVKWFNNAKGYGFILADGRDEDLFAHYSAIQGDGYKTLKAGQPVSFEILQGPKGLHAINIQPLGSNARLHTSEG from the coding sequence ATGCTCAGCGGCAAGGTCAAGTGGTTCAACAACGCCAAGGGCTACGGCTTCATTCTGGCCGACGGCCGGGATGAGGACCTGTTCGCCCACTACTCCGCCATTCAGGGCGATGGCTACAAGACACTCAAGGCTGGCCAGCCGGTCAGTTTCGAGATCCTCCAGGGCCCCAAGGGCCTGCACGCGATCAACATCCAGCCGCTCGGCAGCAACGCACGCCTCCACACCAGCGAGGGGTGA
- the clpS gene encoding ATP-dependent Clp protease adapter ClpS, with protein sequence MHASRQIRLTFNQDSPDAYPDDDSGLAVQEAKPALKPPSMYKVILLNDDYTPMDFVVEVLEGFFGMDREKATRVMLAVHTEGKAVCGVYTRDIAETKAMQVNQYARECQHPLLCEIEKDD encoded by the coding sequence ATGCATGCAAGCCGCCAGATTCGACTAACATTCAATCAGGACTCTCCGGACGCGTACCCGGATGATGATTCCGGGCTCGCGGTTCAGGAGGCGAAGCCGGCTCTCAAGCCGCCGTCGATGTACAAGGTGATCCTCCTCAACGACGATTACACGCCTATGGATTTCGTAGTTGAGGTGCTGGAGGGCTTCTTTGGTATGGATCGCGAGAAGGCCACCCGGGTCATGCTGGCCGTGCATACTGAAGGTAAGGCCGTATGTGGGGTCTATACCCGGGATATCGCCGAGACCAAGGCGATGCAGGTCAACCAGTATGCACGGGAGTGTCAGCACCCCCTGCTCTGCGAGATCGAGAAAGACGATTGA
- the clpA gene encoding ATP-dependent Clp protease ATP-binding subunit ClpA, translated as MLNRELEVTLNLAFKDARAKRHEFMTVEHLLLALLDNGAAATVLRACGANMDKLRQDLREFIDSTTPLIPIHEAERETQPTLGFQRVLQRAVFHVQSSGKREVTGANVLVAIFSEQESQAVFLLKQQNVARIDVVNYIAHGISKVPGEGESHEQEQESQEEEGGESSVSGNPLDAYASNLNELARMGRIDPLVGREHEVERVAQILARRRKNNPLLVGEAGVGKTAIAEGLAKRIVDGQVPDLLANSVVYSLDLGALLAGTKYRGDFEKRFKALLNELRRRPHAILFIDEIHTIIGAGAASGGVMDASNLLKPLLSSGEMRCIGSTTFQEFRGIFEKDRALARRFQKVDVLEPSVEDTVGILKGLKSRFEQHHRISYTDEALRAAAELAARYINDRHMPDKAIDVIDEAGAYQRLLPEERRAACIDVAQVEDVVAKIARIPPKHVTTSDKELLRNLERDLKLTVFGQDAAIDALSTAIKLSRAGLKAPDKPVGSFLFAGPTGVGKTEVARQLAKAMGVELLRFDMSEYMERHTVSRLIGAPPGYVGFDQGGLLTEAITKTPHCVLLLDEIEKAHPEVFNLLLQVMDHGTLTDNNGRKADFRNVILIMTTNAGAETAARASIGFTHQDHASDAMEVIRKSFTPEFRNRLDTIIQFGRLDHAIIKSVVDKFLTELQAQLEDKRVLLDVSEAARGWLAERGYDAQMGARPMARLIQEKVKRPLAEQILFGELADHGGTVHIDVQDGELAFDYETLALPA; from the coding sequence ATGTTGAACCGCGAACTTGAAGTCACCCTCAATCTCGCCTTCAAGGATGCTCGGGCCAAGCGTCATGAGTTCATGACAGTCGAGCATCTCTTGCTGGCCCTTCTGGACAATGGTGCAGCTGCAACCGTTCTGCGGGCCTGTGGGGCCAACATGGACAAGTTGCGGCAGGATCTGCGCGAGTTCATCGACTCGACCACTCCGCTGATTCCCATCCACGAGGCCGAGCGCGAAACCCAGCCTACCCTTGGTTTCCAGCGCGTGTTGCAGCGCGCGGTATTCCATGTGCAGAGCTCCGGAAAACGTGAAGTTACCGGTGCCAACGTGTTGGTGGCGATCTTCAGCGAGCAGGAAAGCCAGGCGGTGTTCCTCCTCAAGCAGCAGAACGTGGCCCGCATCGATGTGGTCAACTACATCGCCCATGGCATTTCCAAGGTGCCGGGAGAGGGCGAGAGTCACGAGCAGGAGCAGGAGTCCCAGGAGGAGGAGGGCGGCGAAAGCTCGGTCTCCGGCAATCCTCTGGATGCCTACGCCAGCAACCTCAACGAGCTGGCGCGCATGGGGCGCATCGATCCGCTGGTCGGCCGCGAGCACGAGGTCGAGCGGGTAGCCCAGATCCTCGCTCGCCGCCGCAAGAACAACCCCTTGCTGGTCGGCGAGGCCGGTGTCGGCAAGACGGCTATCGCCGAGGGGCTGGCCAAGCGCATCGTTGACGGTCAGGTGCCCGATCTGCTGGCCAACAGCGTGGTCTACTCACTGGATCTCGGTGCCCTGCTGGCGGGGACCAAGTACCGCGGCGATTTCGAGAAGCGCTTCAAGGCGCTGCTCAATGAGCTGCGTCGGCGGCCGCATGCCATCCTGTTCATCGACGAGATCCACACCATCATCGGTGCCGGCGCTGCGTCCGGCGGGGTGATGGATGCTTCCAACCTGCTCAAGCCGCTGCTGTCCTCCGGTGAGATGCGTTGCATCGGCTCGACGACCTTCCAGGAGTTCCGTGGCATCTTCGAGAAGGATCGCGCGCTGGCGCGGCGCTTCCAGAAGGTCGATGTGCTCGAGCCGTCGGTGGAGGACACCGTCGGCATTCTCAAGGGGCTGAAGAGCCGCTTCGAGCAGCACCACCGGATCAGCTATACCGACGAGGCGCTGCGCGCCGCAGCGGAACTGGCGGCGCGCTACATCAATGACCGGCACATGCCGGACAAGGCCATCGACGTCATCGACGAGGCGGGTGCCTACCAGCGTCTGCTGCCCGAGGAGCGTCGGGCGGCCTGCATCGACGTGGCCCAGGTCGAGGACGTGGTGGCGAAGATCGCGCGTATCCCGCCCAAGCATGTCACCACGTCCGACAAGGAGCTGCTGCGCAATCTCGAGCGCGACCTCAAGCTGACCGTTTTCGGTCAGGATGCAGCCATCGATGCGCTGTCCACCGCGATCAAGCTGTCGCGCGCCGGGCTCAAGGCGCCGGACAAGCCGGTCGGCTCCTTCCTGTTCGCCGGTCCCACCGGGGTCGGCAAGACCGAGGTGGCCCGTCAGCTGGCCAAGGCTATGGGCGTCGAGCTGCTGCGCTTCGACATGTCGGAGTACATGGAACGGCATACCGTATCGCGCCTGATCGGTGCTCCACCCGGCTATGTGGGCTTCGATCAGGGTGGCCTGCTCACCGAGGCGATCACCAAGACGCCGCACTGCGTGCTGCTGCTCGACGAGATCGAGAAGGCGCATCCCGAGGTGTTCAACCTGCTGTTGCAGGTGATGGATCACGGCACGCTCACCGACAACAACGGGCGCAAGGCGGACTTCCGCAACGTGATCCTGATCATGACCACCAATGCGGGGGCGGAAACCGCGGCGCGGGCGTCGATCGGTTTCACTCACCAGGATCACGCCAGCGATGCGATGGAGGTGATCAGGAAGAGTTTCACGCCGGAGTTCCGCAACCGCCTGGATACCATCATCCAGTTCGGTCGGCTGGATCACGCGATCATCAAGAGCGTGGTCGACAAGTTCCTCACCGAGCTGCAGGCCCAGCTGGAGGACAAGCGGGTATTGCTGGATGTCAGCGAGGCCGCGCGTGGCTGGCTGGCCGAGCGCGGCTACGATGCGCAGATGGGCGCGCGGCCGATGGCGCGGCTGATTCAGGAGAAGGTCAAGCGTCCGCTGGCCGAGCAGATCCTGTTCGGTGAGCTGGCCGACCATGGTGGCACCGTGCACATCGATGTGCAGGACGGCGAACTGGCGTTCGACTACGAGACTCTGGCCTTGCCGGCCTGA
- the infA gene encoding translation initiation factor IF-1, whose product MSKEDSFEMEGTVIDTLPNTMFRVELENGHVVTAHISGKMRKNYIRILTGDKVRVELTPYDLSKGRITYRAR is encoded by the coding sequence ATGTCGAAAGAAGACAGCTTCGAAATGGAAGGCACTGTCATCGACACCCTGCCCAACACCATGTTCCGCGTGGAGTTGGAAAACGGGCACGTCGTCACCGCGCACATCTCCGGCAAGATGCGCAAGAACTACATCCGCATCCTGACCGGCGACAAGGTGCGCGTCGAACTGACGCCCTACGACCTGAGCAAGGGTCGCATCACCTACCGCGCTCGCTGA
- a CDS encoding arginyltransferase, which produces MTDFAELKFYATQAHDCSYLPDRKATTLFLDPRQAIDTQMYAELSEMGFRRSGEHLYRPHCQNCQACIPARVPTASFRANRMQKRILKRNLDLRVRAVRPTFNEEHYQLYARYIEQRHADGDMYPPSREQFIGFLVSDLPFCVFFEFRQGERLLAVAVTDVLPNGLSAVYTFFDPDEEKRSLGRLAILWQVAEAARRGLPAVYLGYWIRDCRKMSYKSEYRPLELYVNQRWVALT; this is translated from the coding sequence ATGACCGACTTCGCCGAACTGAAGTTCTACGCCACCCAGGCACATGACTGCAGCTACCTGCCGGACCGCAAGGCGACCACCCTGTTTCTCGACCCGCGTCAGGCGATCGACACCCAGATGTATGCCGAGCTGTCGGAAATGGGCTTCCGCCGCAGCGGCGAGCACCTCTATCGACCCCACTGCCAGAACTGCCAGGCCTGCATTCCGGCCCGCGTACCGACCGCGAGCTTCCGGGCCAACCGCATGCAGAAGCGCATCCTCAAGCGTAACCTGGATCTGCGGGTACGCGCCGTGCGCCCCACCTTCAACGAAGAGCACTACCAGCTCTACGCCCGCTATATCGAGCAGCGCCATGCCGACGGCGACATGTACCCGCCCAGCCGGGAGCAGTTCATCGGCTTTCTGGTGAGCGACCTGCCTTTCTGCGTGTTCTTCGAGTTCCGCCAGGGTGAGCGCCTGCTGGCGGTCGCCGTCACCGACGTGCTACCCAATGGACTGTCGGCGGTCTATACCTTCTTCGACCCCGACGAGGAAAAGCGCAGCCTCGGCCGCTTGGCGATCCTCTGGCAGGTTGCAGAGGCAGCGCGCCGCGGCCTGCCCGCCGTCTACCTGGGCTACTGGATTCGCGACTGCCGCAAGATGAGCTACAAGAGCGAATATCGCCCGCTGGAGCTGTACGTCAACCAGCGCTGGGTCGCGCTGACCTGA
- the aat gene encoding leucyl/phenylalanyl-tRNA--protein transferase yields the protein MLSWLSRRSHDFPPLDKALREPNGLLAVGGDLSPDRLLRAYRHGCFPWFQEGQPILWWSPDPRMVLFPAELHVARSLRKTQRQQRFEVSFDRDFAAVIQACAGPRRYADGTWITPDMQAAYRELHSRGIAHSVEVWQDDQLVGGLYGLAIGRLFFGESMFSHATDASKIGFITLVEGLRDSGFVLIDCQMHTGHLASFGARAIPRREFARYLNQYIDQPGPAPWARNRA from the coding sequence ATGCTCAGTTGGCTGTCTCGGCGCTCCCACGACTTCCCACCACTCGACAAGGCCCTGCGCGAGCCGAACGGATTGCTCGCGGTCGGCGGCGACCTCAGCCCCGACCGCCTGCTGCGCGCCTACCGGCACGGCTGCTTTCCTTGGTTCCAGGAGGGACAGCCAATCCTCTGGTGGTCGCCCGATCCGCGCATGGTCCTCTTCCCCGCGGAGCTGCACGTAGCGCGCAGCCTGCGCAAGACCCAGCGCCAGCAGCGCTTCGAAGTCAGTTTCGACCGCGATTTCGCGGCCGTGATCCAGGCCTGCGCCGGCCCGCGACGCTATGCCGACGGCACCTGGATCACCCCCGACATGCAGGCAGCCTATCGCGAGCTGCATAGTCGCGGCATCGCCCACTCGGTTGAAGTCTGGCAGGACGACCAACTGGTGGGCGGACTCTACGGACTGGCTATCGGCCGCCTGTTCTTCGGCGAATCGATGTTCAGCCATGCCACCGACGCATCGAAGATCGGCTTCATCACTCTCGTCGAAGGCTTGCGCGACAGCGGTTTCGTCCTGATCGACTGCCAGATGCACACCGGCCACCTGGCCAGCTTCGGCGCCAGAGCGATCCCCCGCCGCGAGTTCGCCCGCTACCTGAATCAATACATCGACCAGCCAGGCCCAGCCCCCTGGGCGAGGAACAGGGCGTGA
- the trxB gene encoding thioredoxin-disulfide reductase, with the protein MSESKHSRLVILGSGPAGYTAAVYAARANLKPTLITGLQAGGQLTTTTEVDNWPGDVEGLTGPALMERMREHAERFATDIVYDHIHTAELQQRPFVLKGDSGTYTCDALIIATGASAQYLGLPSEEAFMGRGVSACATCDGFFYRNQVVCVLGGGNTAVEEALYLSNIAREVHLIHRRDKLRAEKILQDKLLDKAANGNIRLHWNHTLDEVLGDASGVTGVRIKDVNSGAASELPLTGVFIAIGHKPNTELFAGQLEMRDGYLKVKGGSEGNATATSIEGVFAAGDVADHVYRQAITSAGAGCMAALDAERYLDN; encoded by the coding sequence ATGAGTGAATCGAAACATTCGCGGCTGGTCATTCTCGGCTCCGGTCCGGCCGGCTACACCGCCGCGGTGTACGCTGCCCGCGCCAATCTCAAGCCGACGCTGATCACCGGCCTGCAGGCTGGCGGCCAGCTGACCACCACTACCGAGGTCGACAACTGGCCAGGGGACGTGGAAGGCCTGACCGGTCCGGCACTCATGGAGCGCATGCGCGAGCACGCCGAGCGTTTCGCCACCGACATCGTCTATGACCATATCCACACCGCCGAGTTGCAGCAGCGCCCGTTCGTCCTCAAGGGCGACAGCGGCACCTATACCTGCGACGCCCTGATCATCGCCACCGGCGCCTCCGCCCAGTATCTCGGCCTGCCCTCCGAGGAAGCCTTCATGGGCCGCGGCGTATCCGCCTGCGCAACCTGCGACGGCTTCTTCTACCGCAACCAGGTGGTGTGCGTCCTCGGCGGCGGCAACACCGCCGTCGAGGAGGCGCTGTACCTGTCCAACATCGCCAGGGAAGTCCACCTGATCCATCGCCGCGACAAGCTGCGTGCCGAGAAGATCCTGCAGGACAAGCTGCTCGACAAGGCCGCCAACGGCAATATCCGCCTGCACTGGAACCATACCCTGGACGAAGTGCTGGGCGATGCCAGCGGCGTGACCGGCGTGCGCATCAAGGATGTCAACAGCGGCGCCGCCAGCGAACTGCCGCTCACCGGCGTGTTCATCGCCATCGGCCACAAGCCCAATACCGAGCTGTTTGCCGGCCAGCTGGAAATGCGCGACGGCTACCTCAAGGTCAAGGGTGGCAGCGAAGGCAACGCCACCGCCACCAGCATCGAAGGTGTGTTCGCAGCCGGAGACGTGGCCGACCACGTCTATCGCCAGGCCATCACCTCGGCCGGTGCCGGCTGCATGGCCGCCCTCGACGCCGAACGCTATCTCGATAACTGA